CACAAAAGACGTGTTTCGGCGCTTGGACCCGGCGGACTTTCCCGCGACAGAGCGGGCTTTGAAGTTCGCGACGTTCACCATACGCACTACGGACGTTTGTGTCCGATTGAAACGCCGGAAGGTCCGAACATCGGTCTTATCGCGTCGCTTTCGACTTATGCGCGTGTGAATGAATACGGCTTTATCGAAACGCCTTATCGCGTTGTTAAAAACGGAAAAGTGACCGACGAAATCAAATATTGCTCAGCTAACCAAGAGGACGGCTCTTGCATTATTCCGGCGGATACCGAATTGGAAACAGACGGTACAATTAAGGAAGCGACTAACGTTTTCTCGCGAAACAAAAGTGATTATCCTGTTGTAACTCGCGAAGAAATCCAACTTATGGACGTGTCGAGTATGCAGATGGTTTCGGTTTCGGCGGGCTTAATTCCTTATTTGGAACACGACGACGCTAACCGTGCGCTTATGGGCTCGAATATGCAACGTCAGGCAGTTCCGCTTTTGCAGACAGAAGCGCCGCTTGTCGGAACAGGGCTTGAATATCGCGCGGCAAAAGATTCGGGTTGCTTGATTGTAGCCAAAAACGACGGTGTTGTCGAAAAGATTGATGCCGAACACATAGTCGTGCGTAAAGATTTGGTAGAAAAAGAGGACAGACTGCTCGGAATTAACGACGTTGATATTTACGAACTCAGAAAATTTGAGCGTTCCAACCAAGATACTTGTATAAATCAGCATATTTGCATAAAACAGGGCGACAAAGTTAAGTCCGGCGATGTGCTTGCTGACGGACACGCAACTGCAAAAGGCGAATTGGCGCTCGGCAGAAACGTCTGCGTGGCGTATATGCCTTGGAACGGCTATAACTACGAAGATGCGATTATCGTTTCTGAAGATTTGGTGGCAAATGATACTTATACGTCTATTCATATTGTCGTGTTTGAAACCGAAGTTCGCGAAACAAAACGCGGTCCCGAAGAATTGACTTGCGAAATTCCGAACGCGGGTGAAAGCCAATTGGTAGGTTTGGACGAAAACGGCGTTGTTCGCGTAGGTATGGAAGTTGTGGACGGCGATATTTTGGTCGGAAAAGTAACTCCGAAAGGTGAAAAAGAATTGTCGCCCGAAGAGCGTCTTCTGAGAGCGATATTCGGTGAAAAATCGGGTGAAGTCCGCGATACCTCATTGAGAGCGCCGACAGGACTTAAAGGCGTTGTAATAGACACAAAAGTATATGCACACAAAGAACGCGACAAGAAATCGAAAGAGCGCGACCAGCAGAAAATTCGCGCGCTTAACGAAGAAGTAGAGCGTAAAGAAGAACAGTTGCGCACAAAACTTATTCAGAGTTTGACGGAAATTTTGGAAGGAACAAATTCGACCGAAATTACCGAATTGCACAGCGACAGAGTGCTTGTTGCAAAGGGAACAAAATGGACAAAAGACGTGTTGAACGGCTTGGATTTCACTGAAATTTCCCTTAAAAACGGCTTCTGCGACAACACAGAAAAGAGTGATTTGTGCGAAAAAATCGTGTTTAAGGCAACAAATATAATAACATATCTTAACGACAGACGCGACAAAGACATCGAAAAAGTGCTTCGCGGCGACGACTTAAAACCGGGCGTATTGCAGTTGGTGAAAGTTTATATCGCGAAAAAGAGAAAACTTTCGGTCGGAGATAAAATGGCGGGTCGCCACGGAAACAAGGGCGTTGTGTCCAGAATTGTTTCGCGCGAAGATATGCCGTTTATGCCCGACGGAACGCCTGTCGATATTATCCTTAACCCGCTCGGCGTACCGTCTCGTATGAACGTCGGACAGATTTTGGAAGTTCACACGGGCTTTATTGCATCAAATAAAGGTAAATCAGTGGCGACGCCTGTGTTTAACGGCGCGGCTCGCTCGGAGGTTATGGACGAGGTTAAAGCAATCGAAGAAAAACTTAACGCGAAATACCCGAAACATAACATAGACGACGGAAAATATTATCGCAACGGTAAAGTGTATCTTCGCGACGGCAAAACAGGTGAATTGTTCGACAACCCTGTGACAGTCGGACCCGCTTATATGCTTAAACTTTGCCACTTGGTTG
This Chitinivibrionia bacterium DNA region includes the following protein-coding sequences:
- the rpoB gene encoding DNA-directed RNA polymerase subunit beta; amino-acid sequence: MNERHSYAKVRDAKELPDLLEIQTKSYKLFLQEEVPHHKRRPVGLHKVFLEAFPVEDNKGTYELIYEGYKLGVPKYSLKECKERGLNYAAPLKVDLSLIIKEGKEKTFKEKISNNVFIGEIPLMTERGTFVINGAERVIVSQLHRSPGIVFNEGESTSTQKKYIGARIIPQKGSWIEFMLDEDNFLWASIDRKKKFPATILLRALDPEKFSSDEQIFALFNDVEKVFINSTTCPTLKGKVLAEKIVDPETGEVIEEANKTITDDDIEAFKEAGINEIKILKNAEDYASVILRKTLDKDHTRNDADPVEKSLSHMYEILRPGQQYTSDTGKTLIERTFFDDKRYDLGDIGRRRLDEKLKIETPFDEDGNPKKILQIADFIETLRYLLKIGKGDGELDDIDHLGNRRVRSVGELMEVNFGIGVTRMLKAIRDKLNENHEEEIVPYDVINARAVSTVIQSFFNSSQLSQFLDETNPLAELTHKRRVSALGPGGLSRDRAGFEVRDVHHTHYGRLCPIETPEGPNIGLIASLSTYARVNEYGFIETPYRVVKNGKVTDEIKYCSANQEDGSCIIPADTELETDGTIKEATNVFSRNKSDYPVVTREEIQLMDVSSMQMVSVSAGLIPYLEHDDANRALMGSNMQRQAVPLLQTEAPLVGTGLEYRAAKDSGCLIVAKNDGVVEKIDAEHIVVRKDLVEKEDRLLGINDVDIYELRKFERSNQDTCINQHICIKQGDKVKSGDVLADGHATAKGELALGRNVCVAYMPWNGYNYEDAIIVSEDLVANDTYTSIHIVVFETEVRETKRGPEELTCEIPNAGESQLVGLDENGVVRVGMEVVDGDILVGKVTPKGEKELSPEERLLRAIFGEKSGEVRDTSLRAPTGLKGVVIDTKVYAHKERDKKSKERDQQKIRALNEEVERKEEQLRTKLIQSLTEILEGTNSTEITELHSDRVLVAKGTKWTKDVLNGLDFTEISLKNGFCDNTEKSDLCEKIVFKATNIITYLNDRRDKDIEKVLRGDDLKPGVLQLVKVYIAKKRKLSVGDKMAGRHGNKGVVSRIVSREDMPFMPDGTPVDIILNPLGVPSRMNVGQILEVHTGFIASNKGKSVATPVFNGAARSEVMDEVKAIEEKLNAKYPKHNIDDGKYYRNGKVYLRDGKTGELFDNPVTVGPAYMLKLCHLVDDKMHARSIGPYSLVTQQPLGGKSQSGGQRFGEMEVWALEAYGAAYTLQDILTVKSDDTVGRSKVYEAITKGDNTPVPGTPESFNVLIREMKALAINVETNLN